In Candidatus Rokuibacteriota bacterium, the sequence CACGAAGACCGCTTCGAACTGGGAGGCGGGCAGGAACACCCCGCGGTCGAGCATGTCATGGAAGAACGCCGCGTAGCGCCGGGTGTCTGAGCGCTTTGCAGAAGCGTAATCGGTCACGGCGCGTTCGGCGAAAAACGCGGTCAGCATCGAGCCCACCCGGTTCACCGTGAGCGCCACACCGGCCTTCCGTGCCGCTGCCTCGAGCCCGGCGTGAAGCGCCCCTCCGAGATCGTCGAGGCGCTGGTACGCCTCGGCAGCCTCGAGGGCCCTGAGCGTGGCAAGCCCTGCGGCCACGGCCAGCGGGTTCCCCGAGAGCGTCCCGGCCTGATAGACGCCCCCGAGCGGCGCCACCTGCGCCATGAGCTCGCGCCTTCCACCGTAGGCGCCGACAGGAAGCCCGCCGCCGATGATTTTGCCGAGACAGGTGAGATCGGGCTTTACGCCGTACAGCGCCTGAGCACCGCCCGCGGCGAGCCGGAAGCCGGTGATGACCTCGTCGAAGATCAGGAGCGCGCCGAACCTGTCGCACAGGGCTCGAAGACCGGAAAGAAAGCTCGGACTCGGAGGCACCACCCCCATGTTGCCAGCCACGGGCTCCACGATGATGGCCGCGACGTCGCGCCCTCGGGCCGCCATCACCGCTGCCACCGCCTCGAGATCGTTGAAGGGCAGCGTGATGGTCAGGCTCGCGAGCGACACGGGAACACCGAGGCTGTCCGGCAGCGAGAGGGTCGCCCCGCCCGAGCCGGCCTTGACCAGGAGGCTGTCGGCGTGGCCGTGGTAGCAGCCCTCGAACTTGATAATTGCCTCGCGTCCCGTGGCCCCTCTCGCCAGCCGGATCGCGCTCATCGCCGCCTCGGTGCCGGAGTTCACGAGCCTCACCATCTCGATCGAGGGCACCGCGCGGATGATCCGCTCGGCGAGCTCCACTTCCTGAGCGGTCGGGGCCCCGTAGCTGGTCCCTCGCCGCGCAGTCTCGGCGATCGCCTCGACGACCGCCGGCGGTGCA encodes:
- the hemL gene encoding glutamate-1-semialdehyde 2,1-aminomutase, with the translated sequence MTRSESLFSRAQELIPGGVNSPVRAFRGVGGTPFFVARGQGARIWDVDGRAYIDFLGSWGPLILGHAPPAVVEAIAETARRGTSYGAPTAQEVELAERIIRAVPSIEMVRLVNSGTEAAMSAIRLARGATGREAIIKFEGCYHGHADSLLVKAGSGGATLSLPDSLGVPVSLASLTITLPFNDLEAVAAVMAARGRDVAAIIVEPVAGNMGVVPPSPSFLSGLRALCDRFGALLIFDEVITGFRLAAGGAQALYGVKPDLTCLGKIIGGGLPVGAYGGRRELMAQVAPLGGVYQAGTLSGNPLAVAAGLATLRALEAAEAYQRLDDLGGALHAGLEAAARKAGVALTVNRVGSMLTAFFAERAVTDYASAKRSDTRRYAAFFHDMLDRGVFLPASQFEAVFVSLAHSEADVEAAVRAAGEALQALGR